TGAGGATGACCAGGAACACACTGCCGCGCCGCGCCCTGCTGGCGTCGGCCCTGATGGCGGCGCTCGCGCCCGCCGGCGCCCAGCAAACCGACGACGGCATGTCGCAAGTCGTGGTGCTCGGCTCGCGCACCCAGGCCAAGACCGCGCTCGATACCGCGGTCCCGGTAGGCCTGATCAACAGCAAGGACCTGCAAACCGCCGGCACGCTCGAACTGGGCAAGGTGCTGCAAAACCTCGACCCGTCGTTCAACTTCACCTCCACGTTCGTCAGCGACGGCACCGACATCATCCGCCCCGCCACCCTGCGCGGCCTGGGCCCGGACCAGTTGCTGGTGCTCGTCAACGGCAAGCGCCGCCACCAGCAGGCCCTGGTCAACGTGCAGCAGACCATCGGCCGCGGCTCGGCCGGCACCGACATCAATGCGATCCCGCTGTCGGCGATCCAGTCGATCGAAGTGCTGCGCGACGGCGCCGCGGCCCAGTACGGATCCGATGCGATCGCAGGCGTGATCAACATCATCCTCAAGAAGGGCGCCGCCAACGGGTCCCTGAGCGCCAGCGCCGGCACCACCGATGAAGGCGACGGCGACAACTACTCGGCCAGCGCCAACCGCGGCTTCGCGCTGGGCCAGGATGGCGGCTACCTGAACCTGTCGGTCGAGGCGCGCAAGCGCGACGAAACCAACCGCGCCGGTCCCGACACCCTGCGCGTCAACCCGCCTCGCGTCACCCAGCGCCTCGGCGACAGCAATGCCAAGGACTATTACCTGTGGATGAATTCGGCCCTGCCGACCGCCGGCGGCGAGCTGTATGCCTTCGGTGGCGCCTCGAAGCGCAAGGGCGATTCGGGCGGCTTCTTCCGCCCCGCGGAAGACTCGCGCAACGTGCCGGCCGTGTATCCGAACGGCTTCCTGCCGAACATCGTGACCACCGTGCAGGATGCCTCGCTGGCGGTCGGCTACCGCCACGACCTGCCGAACGGCTGGAGCGCGGACGCCAGCGTCAACCACGGCCGCAGCCAGTTGAAATTCCACGAACGGAACTCGATCAACGTCAGCTACTGGTACGAGAACGGCGCGTCGCCGACGTCGGCCGATACCGGCACGCTCAAGTTCGAGCAGACCACCTTCAACCTCGACTTCAAGGGACCGGTGAACGTGCTGGGCGGAGAACTGTTCGTCGCCGCCGGCTTCGAATGGCGGCGCGACAACTACGAGATCGAGGCCGGCGACCCGGTCTCGTACCAGTACGGCCGCACCAATAATCCGGCCATCATCATTCGCGACCAGAACGGCGGCATCGCGGCCTCCGGCATCCAGGGCTTCCCCGGCTATACACCGGCCACCGCGGTCGACGATGGCCGCCACAACACGGCCTATTACCTCGACCTGGAGCGCAGGTTCGGCGACAGCGTCACGCTCGGCGCGGCAGCGCGCCACGAACGTTATTCGGACTTCGGCAACACCACCATCGGCAAGCTGAGCCTGCGCTGGGACCCGAGCCGCACGGTCGGTGTGCGCGCCAGCGCCTCGACCGGCTTCCGGGCGCCGGGCGTGCAACAAAAGTTCTACAGCTCGGTCTCGACCAACCTGAACGCGGCCGGGGTTCTGACCGAAACCCTTACCGCGCGCGAAGACAGCGCCGTCACGCGCGCCTTCGGCATCGCCCCGCTGAAGGAAGAGACCTCGAAGAGCGCCAGCATCGGCATGATCCTGCGCCCGACCCAGGGCTTCTCGGTGACGGCCGACGTGTACCGCACGCAGATCGACGACCGCATCGTCTTCTCGAGCAATATCGCGCCCGAGTCCGGCCCTTGCCCGACGCCGGCCTCCTGCCCGATCCGCTCCATCCTCGATCCGCTGCGCGTGGGCCAGGCCCAGTTCTTCACCAATGCGATCGACACCACCACCACCGGTTTCGACCTGGTGGCGCAGCAGACGATCAAAGGCCAGGGCTCGACCCTGGTGCTGTCGGGCCAGCTGGGCT
This portion of the Telluria beijingensis genome encodes:
- a CDS encoding TonB-dependent receptor plug domain-containing protein; protein product: MTRNTLPRRALLASALMAALAPAGAQQTDDGMSQVVVLGSRTQAKTALDTAVPVGLINSKDLQTAGTLELGKVLQNLDPSFNFTSTFVSDGTDIIRPATLRGLGPDQLLVLVNGKRRHQQALVNVQQTIGRGSAGTDINAIPLSAIQSIEVLRDGAAAQYGSDAIAGVINIILKKGAANGSLSASAGTTDEGDGDNYSASANRGFALGQDGGYLNLSVEARKRDETNRAGPDTLRVNPPRVTQRLGDSNAKDYYLWMNSALPTAGGELYAFGGASKRKGDSGGFFRPAEDSRNVPAVYPNGFLPNIVTTVQDASLAVGYRHDLPNGWSADASVNHGRSQLKFHERNSINVSYWYENGASPTSADTGTLKFEQTTFNLDFKGPVNVLGGELFVAAGFEWRRDNYEIEAGDPVSYQYGRTNNPAIIIRDQNGGIAASGIQGFPGYTPATAVDDGRHNTAYYLDLERRFGDSVTLGAAARHERYSDFGNTTIGKLSLRWDPSRTVGVRASASTGFRAPGVQQKFYSSVSTNLNAAGVLTETLTAREDSAVTRAFGIAPLKEETSKSASIGMILRPTQGFSVTADVYRTQIDDRIVFSSNIAPESGPCPTPASCPIRSILDPLRVGQAQFFTNAIDTTTTGFDLVAQQTIKGQGSTLVLSGQLGFNKTEVDARNSQSPVLTGAQLFDDAQVTLIERGQPRKHHVVSADYTTGPWNVTARANYFGEVQGQGFTAPFVQTWEAKWIVDLTGRYAFNKQLSLSAGVNNLFDTYPKRWDPVRAAPFPQMGFTHCWETCPFGMNGRSAYVKADYTF